The Staphylococcus carnosus genome has a segment encoding these proteins:
- the hslO gene encoding Hsp33 family molecular chaperone HslO, whose product MTQDYIVKALAFDGDIRAYAAVTTNAVQEAQTRHYTWPTASAALGRTMTATAMMGAMLKGDQKLTVTVDGHGPIGRIVADADAKGDIRGYVTNPQTHFPLNDQGKLDVRRAVGTDGTLTVVKDVGLKDYFSGSSPIVSGELGDDFTYYYATSEQVPSSVGLGVLVNPDNSIKAAGGFIIQVMPNAKEETIDKVEKAIGNMTPVSKLIDQGLSPEELLTEILGKENVKFLETVPVKFECNCSHEKFLNAIKGLGEAEIQAMIDEDHGAEAECHFCRAKYQYSEAELKGLIEELNA is encoded by the coding sequence ATGACACAAGATTATATCGTAAAAGCATTAGCATTTGACGGTGATATCCGTGCATATGCAGCTGTTACAACAAATGCAGTACAAGAAGCACAAACAAGACATTACACTTGGCCAACAGCTTCAGCAGCATTAGGCAGAACAATGACTGCTACAGCAATGATGGGGGCTATGTTGAAAGGGGACCAAAAATTAACAGTGACGGTTGACGGCCATGGTCCTATCGGACGAATCGTAGCAGATGCGGATGCTAAAGGAGATATCCGCGGTTATGTTACTAATCCGCAAACGCATTTCCCATTAAATGACCAAGGTAAATTAGACGTACGTCGTGCAGTGGGTACAGATGGCACTTTGACTGTTGTTAAAGATGTCGGCTTAAAAGATTATTTCTCAGGTTCAAGTCCGATTGTTTCTGGTGAACTTGGAGATGACTTTACGTATTATTATGCAACAAGTGAACAAGTACCTTCTTCAGTAGGACTTGGTGTTTTAGTGAACCCGGACAACTCTATTAAAGCTGCAGGCGGTTTTATTATTCAAGTAATGCCGAATGCGAAAGAAGAAACAATTGATAAAGTCGAAAAAGCAATCGGTAATATGACACCTGTTTCAAAATTGATTGATCAAGGATTGTCTCCAGAAGAATTGTTAACAGAAATCCTCGGTAAAGAGAATGTGAAATTCTTAGAAACAGTACCTGTTAAATTTGAATGTAATTGCAGCCACGAAAAATTCTTGAATGCGATTAAAGGATTAGGTGAAGCTGAAATTCAAGCTATGATAGATGAAGATCATGGTGCAGAAGCAGAATGTCATTTCTGCCGTGCTAAATACCAATACAGTGAAGCAGAACTTAAAGGTTTAATTGAAGAATTAAATGCATAA
- the ftsH gene encoding ATP-dependent zinc metalloprotease FtsH — protein sequence MQKAFRNVLVIAIIGVFIFGLFSWLNGNGNMPKQLSYTQFTNKLEKGDLKTLEIQPEQNVYLVSGKTKSGEDYSSTMLYNNEKDLQKVTDEAHKQKDLKFTVKEEEKQSVFVSILSTLIPVLVIALLFIFFLSQAQGGGGGGRMMNFGKSKAKMYDNQKRRVRFSDVAGADEEKQELIEIVDFLKDNKKFKDMGSRIPKGVLLVGPPGTGKTLLARAVAGEAGVPFFSISGSDFVEMFVGVGASRVRDLFENAKKNAPCIIFIDEIDAVGRQRGAGVGGGHDEREQTLNQLLVEMDGFGENEGIIMIAATNRPDILDPALLRPGRFDRQIQVGRPDVKGREAILYVHARNKPLDETVDLKAIAQRTPGFSGADLENLLNEASLIAVRDGKKKIDMRDIEEATDRVIAGPAKKSRVISEKERNIVAHHEAGHTIIGMVLDEAEVVHKVTIVPRGQAGGYAMMLPKQDRFLMTEPELLDKICGLLGGRVSEDINFNEVSTGASNDFERATQIARSMVTEYGMSKKLGPMQFTKGSGQVFLGKDMQGDPEYSGQIAYEIDKEVQRIIKEQYERCKQILLEHQEQLRLIAKTLLTEETLVREQIHSLFYDGKLPEVNYDDAKVVNHGDEDFAEGKFGKSYDEILDEVQDEDKKYQEEEAEVDKEEENQKEYEARKREDAQRDNDSSSDDHDNNQSDRNNDRRND from the coding sequence ATGCAGAAAGCTTTTCGCAATGTGCTTGTAATCGCAATCATTGGCGTTTTTATATTCGGTTTATTTTCTTGGCTGAATGGTAATGGCAATATGCCAAAGCAACTTTCTTATACACAGTTCACGAATAAACTCGAAAAAGGCGATCTGAAAACTTTAGAGATCCAGCCTGAACAGAATGTATATTTAGTAAGCGGAAAAACCAAGAGCGGTGAAGATTATTCTTCAACGATGCTATATAATAACGAAAAAGACTTGCAAAAAGTCACAGATGAAGCACACAAACAAAAAGATTTGAAGTTTACAGTTAAAGAAGAAGAAAAACAAAGCGTATTTGTAAGTATTCTTTCAACATTGATTCCAGTATTGGTTATTGCTTTATTATTTATTTTCTTCCTTAGTCAAGCACAAGGCGGCGGTGGTGGCGGCCGTATGATGAACTTTGGTAAATCCAAAGCGAAAATGTACGATAACCAAAAACGCCGTGTACGTTTCTCTGACGTAGCGGGTGCAGATGAGGAAAAACAAGAATTAATCGAAATTGTAGATTTCTTGAAAGACAATAAGAAATTTAAAGATATGGGCTCTAGAATTCCTAAAGGTGTACTTCTAGTAGGTCCTCCGGGTACAGGTAAAACGTTACTTGCACGTGCTGTTGCAGGTGAAGCGGGTGTACCATTCTTCTCAATCAGTGGTTCTGATTTCGTTGAAATGTTCGTCGGTGTCGGTGCGAGCCGTGTCCGCGACTTATTCGAAAATGCTAAGAAGAATGCACCTTGTATCATTTTCATCGATGAAATTGATGCTGTTGGACGCCAACGTGGTGCTGGTGTCGGCGGCGGTCACGATGAACGTGAACAAACGTTGAACCAATTATTAGTAGAAATGGATGGCTTCGGTGAAAATGAAGGTATCATCATGATTGCCGCTACAAACCGTCCAGATATCTTAGACCCTGCGTTATTACGTCCAGGTCGTTTTGACAGACAAATTCAAGTCGGCCGTCCAGATGTTAAAGGACGTGAAGCAATTCTATATGTACATGCTAGAAACAAACCTCTAGATGAAACAGTAGACTTGAAAGCAATTGCGCAAAGAACACCAGGTTTCTCTGGTGCCGATTTAGAAAACTTGCTGAACGAAGCATCATTAATTGCGGTTCGTGACGGTAAGAAGAAAATCGATATGCGTGATATTGAAGAAGCAACAGACCGTGTTATTGCAGGTCCAGCTAAGAAATCACGTGTTATTTCTGAAAAAGAACGTAATATTGTGGCACACCATGAAGCGGGTCATACAATTATCGGTATGGTCTTGGATGAAGCAGAAGTGGTACATAAAGTTACCATCGTACCGCGTGGTCAAGCCGGCGGTTATGCAATGATGCTTCCTAAACAAGATCGCTTCTTAATGACAGAGCCTGAATTGCTTGATAAGATTTGCGGCTTGTTAGGTGGTCGTGTATCAGAAGATATCAACTTTAATGAAGTTTCTACGGGTGCTTCTAACGACTTTGAACGTGCAACACAAATTGCGCGCTCTATGGTAACTGAATATGGTATGAGTAAAAAACTTGGACCAATGCAGTTTACGAAAGGAAGCGGCCAAGTCTTCTTAGGTAAAGATATGCAAGGCGATCCAGAATACTCTGGACAAATTGCTTATGAAATCGACAAAGAAGTACAACGCATTATTAAAGAACAATATGAACGTTGTAAGCAAATCTTGTTAGAACACCAAGAACAACTTCGATTGATTGCGAAAACATTGTTAACTGAAGAAACTTTAGTACGCGAACAAATCCATTCATTATTCTACGACGGCAAATTGCCTGAAGTGAATTATGATGACGCTAAAGTTGTAAATCATGGCGATGAAGACTTCGCAGAGGGTAAATTCGGTAAATCTTATGATGAAATTCTTGATGAAGTTCAAGATGAAGATAAAAAATATCAAGAAGAAGAAGCCGAAGTAGACAAAGAAGAAGAAAACCAAAAAGAATATGAAGCACGTAAACGTGAAGATGCACAACGTGATAATGATTCTTCTTCTGATGACCATGATAACAATCAATCAGATCGTAACAATGACCGTCGCAACGATTAA
- the hpt gene encoding hypoxanthine phosphoribosyltransferase, which translates to MKDDLKEILLTEDEIQQICRQLGAEITKDYRGKDLVCIGILKGSAMFMSDLIKRIDTHLSIDFMDVSSYHGGTESTGEVKILKDLGSSIENKDVLIIEDILETGTTLKSITELLKSRRVNSLEIVTLLDKPNRRKADIEAKYVGRKIPDEFVVGYGLDYAEFYRNLPYVGTLKPEVYQNK; encoded by the coding sequence ATGAAAGATGATTTAAAGGAAATATTACTGACTGAAGATGAAATTCAGCAGATTTGCCGCCAACTCGGCGCAGAAATCACAAAGGACTATAGAGGTAAGGACCTTGTTTGTATTGGTATTTTAAAAGGATCTGCTATGTTTATGTCAGATTTGATTAAACGTATCGATACACATCTATCTATCGATTTTATGGATGTTTCAAGCTATCATGGCGGAACTGAATCAACAGGAGAAGTTAAAATCCTGAAAGATTTAGGCAGCTCAATCGAAAATAAAGATGTTTTGATTATTGAAGATATTTTGGAAACAGGTACAACTTTGAAGTCTATTACTGAATTATTGAAATCACGTCGCGTGAATTCTTTAGAAATCGTGACACTATTAGATAAACCTAATCGTCGCAAAGCAGATATTGAAGCAAAATATGTAGGACGTAAAATTCCAGATGAATTTGTTGTAGGCTATGGTTTAGATTACGCAGAATTTTATCGTAATTTACCGTACGTCGGTACATTAAAACCTGAAGTTTACCAAAATAAATAA